A section of the Ornithinimicrobium sufpigmenti genome encodes:
- a CDS encoding SDR family NAD(P)-dependent oxidoreductase, which translates to MPTPTDPPTVPRPVALVMGASRGLGLLIARELLERDHRVVICSRTPPDLEVARDQLLARQPGGQVDVRACDVSDRAAVQDLVHEVESTVGPIEVLITVAGIIQVGPAETMTFEHFDASLGIMLHGPINVTLPVVRRMRERGHGRIGTITSIGGEVTPPHLWPYAVAKSGAVAFSEGLSAELSGTGVTATTVVPGLMRTGSHERAHFTGQAHKEYAWFGPAASLPLLTMSADRAARTIVEAVLAGETRCELTPLTRVATRFRGLLPGVTTRMMGLTTRLLPSASGPGETIEGRAAQRRLDSRVVDVLTTLGSRAAQRNNARGPSATR; encoded by the coding sequence ATGCCGACGCCCACCGACCCACCCACCGTCCCCCGGCCCGTGGCCCTGGTCATGGGCGCCTCCCGCGGCCTGGGCCTGCTCATCGCCCGCGAGCTGCTGGAGCGGGACCACCGGGTGGTCATCTGCTCCCGCACCCCGCCCGACCTGGAGGTGGCTCGCGACCAGCTCCTCGCGCGGCAGCCCGGGGGCCAGGTCGACGTGCGCGCCTGCGACGTCAGCGACCGGGCCGCGGTCCAGGACCTCGTCCACGAGGTGGAGTCGACGGTCGGTCCCATCGAGGTGCTGATCACGGTGGCGGGCATCATCCAGGTCGGGCCGGCGGAGACGATGACCTTCGAGCACTTCGACGCCTCGCTCGGGATCATGCTGCACGGCCCGATCAACGTGACCCTGCCGGTCGTGCGGCGGATGCGCGAGCGCGGTCACGGCCGGATCGGCACTATCACCTCGATCGGCGGGGAGGTCACGCCCCCGCACCTGTGGCCCTACGCCGTCGCCAAGTCCGGGGCCGTCGCCTTCAGCGAGGGCCTCTCCGCCGAGCTGTCCGGGACCGGGGTGACGGCCACGACGGTGGTGCCCGGGCTGATGCGCACCGGCTCCCACGAGCGTGCCCACTTCACCGGCCAGGCGCACAAGGAGTATGCGTGGTTCGGCCCGGCGGCCTCCCTGCCGCTGCTGACGATGTCTGCGGACCGGGCCGCCCGCACCATCGTGGAGGCGGTGCTGGCCGGGGAGACGCGCTGCGAGCTCACCCCGCTCACGAGGGTGGCCACCCGGTTCCGGGGGCTGTTGCCGGGGGTGACGACGCGGATGATGGGGCTGACGACCCGCCTGCTGCCCTCCGCCTCCGGCCCGGGCGAGACGATCGAGGGGCGAGCTGCCCAGCGGCGGCTGGACTCGAGGGTGGTCGACGTGCTCACCACCCTCGGCAGCCGCGCTGCCCAGCGCAACAACGCACGCGGCCCCAGCGCCACCCGCTGA